Proteins from a single region of Haloplanus sp. GDY1:
- a CDS encoding VTT domain-containing protein, giving the protein MDRRARLAAGVGVLSLVALLAWASSPSWVLGRLAWVAADPLRLTVALVAVAVVRPLFAWPTTLLAVVAGYGLGLAGFPLALGLVVVTSLPPYWLAGRGVGDGRVAAVGERLVAEAGDLRSVVGSRLLPLPSDVVSAGAGVAGVSTRTFALGTAVGEVPWVAAGVIAGDSVATLSRVSLSAAMDPRVVVGAAMLAVLAFAGPAYRLATN; this is encoded by the coding sequence ATGGACCGACGCGCGCGGCTGGCCGCCGGAGTGGGGGTGCTCTCGTTGGTGGCCCTCCTCGCGTGGGCGAGTTCGCCGTCGTGGGTGCTCGGCCGGCTGGCGTGGGTGGCCGCCGACCCGCTCCGCCTGACGGTCGCACTCGTCGCCGTCGCCGTCGTCCGCCCGCTGTTCGCGTGGCCGACGACGCTGCTCGCCGTCGTCGCCGGCTACGGACTGGGGCTCGCGGGGTTCCCGCTGGCGCTCGGTCTCGTGGTCGTGACGAGCCTGCCCCCCTACTGGCTGGCCGGACGGGGAGTCGGCGACGGCCGCGTGGCCGCCGTGGGGGAGCGGCTGGTGGCCGAGGCGGGCGACCTGCGGAGCGTCGTCGGCAGTCGCCTCCTGCCGCTCCCCTCCGACGTGGTGTCGGCCGGCGCGGGCGTCGCGGGGGTCTCCACCCGGACCTTCGCGCTCGGCACCGCGGTCGGCGAGGTGCCGTGGGTGGCGGCCGGCGTGATCGCCGGCGACTCCGTCGCGACGCTCTCCCGCGTCTCGCTGTCTGCGGCGATGGATCCCCGCGTCGTCGTCGGGGCGGCGATGCT
- a CDS encoding DUF5830 family protein, whose protein sequence is MTDRTDERVELALDLLANLERRELPLPAVVDRIETVTTDPALVRRVLDEAERRGLVDREDGRIRVRSGSHVSFERQVVAREGDFDCRRCGASISTGHFVRFETDELGPFGSSCVRKVLGRD, encoded by the coding sequence GTGACCGATCGGACGGACGAGCGCGTCGAACTCGCACTCGACCTGCTCGCCAACCTCGAACGCCGGGAGCTGCCGCTGCCGGCGGTCGTCGACCGCATCGAGACGGTGACGACCGATCCGGCGCTCGTCCGGCGGGTCCTCGACGAGGCCGAACGCCGCGGCCTCGTCGACCGCGAGGACGGCCGGATCCGGGTGCGAAGCGGCAGCCACGTCAGCTTCGAGCGCCAGGTCGTCGCCCGCGAGGGGGACTTCGACTGCCGGCGCTGTGGAGCGTCCATCTCGACCGGCCACTTCGTCAGGTTCGAGACCGACGAACTCGGCCCCTTCGGCTCCTCCTGCGTGCGAAAAGTGCTCGGCCGGGACTAG
- a CDS encoding DUF7115 domain-containing protein, translated as MSLPEIVQSSLDDESVAARVGLGGEDLLLVTPTRTLVYRAEGLLSDEAVEEFPHDAERVGVSEGRRKATVTLDYGLDGERSFSAPTKQLDQVIHPVLAGVLNARGVTDPGETVKQTYRFSELTVVVTSARLVRHIGEAVWDEEYDEYHFDDVTDLDFEEGSVATSVVITVDGRQERFKAPNDQARALREGLVAAVCAYHGVEDLDELRAATAEDDEDADAEPGDTVSFGDGPGPLDTSGVDGDVDDASDRSEPTASEGMAGSDGEAAARAAGASADPDDGFGDSGFQSAGVVDDPAVARELAELREAVEAQNERLERQQRTIEQLIEELRQGR; from the coding sequence ATGAGTTTGCCGGAGATCGTCCAGTCCAGCCTCGACGACGAGTCCGTGGCGGCCCGCGTCGGACTCGGGGGCGAGGACCTGCTCCTCGTGACGCCGACGCGGACGCTCGTCTACCGGGCGGAGGGGCTCCTCTCCGACGAAGCGGTCGAGGAGTTCCCCCACGACGCCGAGCGCGTCGGCGTCTCCGAGGGGCGACGGAAGGCCACGGTCACGCTCGACTACGGACTCGACGGCGAGCGCTCGTTCTCGGCCCCGACGAAACAGCTCGATCAGGTGATCCACCCCGTGCTCGCGGGCGTGTTGAACGCCCGTGGCGTGACCGACCCGGGCGAGACGGTGAAACAGACCTACCGGTTCAGCGAACTCACCGTCGTCGTCACGAGCGCACGGCTGGTTCGCCACATCGGCGAGGCCGTCTGGGACGAGGAGTACGACGAGTACCACTTCGACGACGTGACCGACCTCGACTTCGAGGAGGGGAGCGTCGCCACGTCGGTGGTCATCACCGTCGACGGCCGGCAGGAGCGGTTCAAGGCGCCGAACGATCAGGCCCGGGCGCTCCGCGAGGGCCTCGTCGCGGCCGTGTGTGCGTATCACGGCGTCGAGGACCTCGACGAACTGCGGGCGGCGACGGCCGAGGACGACGAGGACGCGGACGCCGAACCGGGCGACACCGTGTCCTTCGGCGACGGCCCCGGGCCGCTGGACACGAGCGGCGTCGACGGGGACGTCGACGACGCGAGCGACCGGTCGGAGCCGACGGCGAGCGAGGGCATGGCCGGGAGCGACGGCGAGGCTGCGGCCAGGGCCGCGGGCGCGAGCGCCGACCCCGACGACGGCTTCGGCGACTCCGGGTTCCAGTCGGCCGGCGTCGTCGACGACCCGGCGGTCGCCCGCGAACTCGCGGAGCTTCGCGAGGCGGTGGAGGCACAGAACGAGCGCCTCGAACGGCAACAGCGGACGATCGAGCAGTTGATCGAGGAACTCCGGCAGGGCCGCTAG
- a CDS encoding ArnT family glycosyltransferase, whose protein sequence is MGTRDWTRTVASVTDRLRARLDAFGEAFSAPVGVVLAVATVVVFYRLGERPLWWWDESFYANAALHAVEGGHWLIPHLAGFDTIHPSPFLEKPPLAIWLEALSIGAFGPTEFAVRVPSAAAAVATTVLVYAVGRRIRGRAAGLVAAAVFLTTPAVIVGTNAARFGATDTLHVLFGSLLVVLVWLHATGRRDVSPLLVGGVASALLLTKGFAAGAFLLALAPLPVRYRERFSPRFVGVATAVTAVAVGWWVVAAYLLQGGYFVEEIFLDPVWARIVGADTAAPGPGRETLLPVFEYPYLTKIQGTLRPWWFLFLAGAVVAAARPRPADGDETPGALDPRFLLWWALAAAAPFALFGTQPWYILPLYVPAALTVGWLVASAVDGHRPAAAGVVAGTVLVALAGDDGRLYGLGGDGGFVLDPALPSDPTAVIAVAIVCVGGWLLTATPFGGGEVSLPGALSLDVEAFGRALTVGVVLALVAAALVGTPSVYAAGNADEPTDTAFHRLGETTADVVPAGERVYVQPNAAALWFYASYEFYADRPMREVPVERLRSDPRVRYALLTTAGVPLVTERDPTVLARSDHLGIVLVELGPPPET, encoded by the coding sequence ATGGGCACACGGGACTGGACACGGACGGTCGCATCGGTCACGGATCGACTGCGGGCGCGGCTCGACGCCTTCGGGGAGGCGTTCTCCGCGCCGGTCGGGGTCGTTCTCGCGGTGGCCACCGTCGTCGTCTTCTACCGCCTCGGGGAGCGGCCGCTGTGGTGGTGGGACGAGTCGTTCTACGCGAACGCGGCGCTCCACGCCGTCGAGGGCGGACACTGGTTGATCCCCCACCTCGCCGGCTTCGACACGATCCACCCCTCGCCGTTCCTCGAGAAGCCGCCGCTGGCCATCTGGCTCGAAGCGCTCTCCATCGGCGCCTTCGGCCCGACCGAGTTCGCCGTCCGGGTTCCCTCGGCCGCCGCGGCCGTCGCGACCACCGTCCTCGTCTACGCGGTCGGGCGGCGGATCCGGGGGCGAGCGGCCGGCCTCGTCGCCGCCGCCGTCTTCCTGACGACGCCGGCGGTGATCGTCGGCACGAACGCGGCCCGGTTCGGCGCCACCGACACGCTCCACGTCCTCTTTGGTTCCCTCCTCGTCGTCCTCGTCTGGCTGCACGCCACCGGCCGACGCGACGTCTCGCCCCTCCTCGTCGGCGGGGTCGCGTCCGCACTCCTCCTGACGAAGGGGTTCGCCGCCGGCGCCTTCCTCCTCGCGCTCGCTCCCCTCCCCGTCCGCTACCGCGAGCGGTTCTCCCCCCGGTTCGTCGGGGTCGCGACCGCCGTGACGGCCGTCGCCGTCGGCTGGTGGGTGGTCGCGGCGTATCTGCTCCAGGGCGGCTACTTCGTCGAGGAGATCTTCCTCGACCCGGTCTGGGCGCGGATCGTCGGCGCCGACACCGCGGCCCCCGGCCCCGGCCGGGAGACGCTCCTCCCCGTCTTCGAGTACCCGTACCTCACGAAGATTCAGGGCACCCTCCGCCCCTGGTGGTTCCTCTTTCTCGCCGGCGCCGTCGTCGCGGCCGCCCGGCCACGGCCCGCCGACGGCGACGAGACTCCCGGGGCGCTCGATCCCCGCTTCCTGCTCTGGTGGGCCCTCGCGGCCGCCGCGCCCTTTGCCCTCTTCGGGACCCAGCCGTGGTACATCCTCCCGCTGTACGTCCCGGCGGCGCTCACGGTCGGGTGGCTCGTCGCGAGCGCCGTCGACGGCCATCGCCCGGCGGCCGCCGGCGTCGTCGCGGGCACCGTCCTGGTCGCCCTCGCCGGGGACGACGGCCGGCTGTACGGACTGGGGGGCGACGGCGGGTTCGTCCTCGACCCGGCGCTTCCGTCCGACCCGACGGCGGTGATCGCCGTGGCCATCGTCTGCGTCGGCGGTTGGCTGTTGACGGCGACCCCCTTCGGAGGGGGCGAGGTCTCCCTGCCGGGGGCGCTGTCGCTGGACGTCGAGGCCTTCGGCCGCGCGCTGACGGTCGGCGTGGTGCTGGCGCTCGTGGCGGCCGCCCTCGTCGGCACTCCCTCCGTCTACGCCGCGGGGAACGCCGACGAGCCGACCGACACGGCGTTCCACCGCCTCGGGGAGACCACGGCCGACGTCGTCCCCGCGGGCGAGCGCGTGTACGTCCAACCCAACGCGGCGGCGCTGTGGTTCTACGCCTCGTACGAGTTCTACGCGGACCGCCCGATGCGGGAGGTCCCGGTCGAGCGCCTCCGGTCGGACCCACGCGTCAGGTACGCGCTGCTCACGACGGCCGGCGTTCCCCTCGTGACCGAGCGCGATCCGACGGTCCTCGCGCGGAGCGACCACCTGGGGATCGTGCTGGTCGAACTCGGTCCGCCCCCGGAGACCTGA
- the csg gene encoding HVO_2072 family ArtA-dependent S-layer glycoprotein: MSVTNTSGTDITTQDASINNGGAQINFNNTVDNDVTIEATLTVDWSSITSESTTENIQIADTTSISGVSGGTQIGNDITVTVGGGDDSRAGLNGGDFDTTNGEGYIFDGATVFQGETGLELGGQLANNELLKTAGDAEGVPLELPDVPQSQETGRYTTTGGTGSPGVVVTTPRVTSLEVLNTNGEDIAGGSVGEGQSDQSGAGQLTVVGAWNYEEAEDLELTVEDDSGLDVTGDVNNDAVKSAPQDTGVDVNGLDIAPSEVGWDVDLSDTGTGTYTISLAGSDDLGFGEASQSTTITVTGDDDPSLQVDEDDIVRGEDVRFEIQGSDAGDEHTVLISSDDFRDGVSPTNAQKIFRQVGDTGQVGVVNNSGNTAVPRGTTPSGTIEYAYANVTIDDGTGLGVGQIETQYLDDSDVDIYLYEQGYLVPFQLGTTTTEDNQVDDQSIAIEQGDLSIESPGNTYVVGSEVDVNGTASEGIDEVAFYVRRQNEYQLLDIDGSATLTVDADGTFEEEDVVLSEGNEPGNNELSQPGTYRLGVVDAGGIGATPPQTISTSNFNTNTSTQKSLRVLDTELQASFKTVGGQVAVEDNSVNVSGTAFGSQQAYIVFVGERGNTAFHTVSVDDDNSFDEDDLTVSTSSGGSGLAEGEVSAHVLIPGRDDNFGDGSFGTGATTFSGFVEDLDNDNSGLTGQQVRSRILDQTTEEVASDDRMVTTRFRYADAQTTINTVYPEGMEASGVNPVGVDDTLVAEGGTNLRPDDNSITVELLTQDGDSVALTTTEEWSFDGTWMVSMELEDVQTGSYILEADDSYNTDIVDVEIVQNVQTATPEPTETPEPTPTETATPEPTATATPEPTATATAEPTDTPTPTSGGGPGFGAIVAVIALLAAALLATRRDN, from the coding sequence GTGTCCGTTACCAATACTTCTGGTACGGATATCACGACTCAGGACGCTTCCATCAACAATGGTGGTGCTCAGATCAACTTCAACAACACCGTTGATAATGACGTCACCATTGAGGCTACGCTGACCGTTGACTGGTCCAGCATCACTTCCGAATCGACCACCGAAAACATCCAGATTGCCGACACTACCTCCATCAGCGGTGTCAGTGGTGGTACCCAGATCGGTAATGACATCACCGTCACCGTCGGAGGCGGCGACGATTCGCGTGCCGGCCTCAACGGTGGCGACTTCGACACCACGAACGGTGAAGGGTACATCTTCGACGGCGCGACCGTCTTCCAGGGCGAGACCGGCCTCGAACTCGGCGGCCAGCTCGCGAACAACGAACTCCTGAAGACGGCCGGTGACGCCGAGGGTGTTCCCCTCGAACTCCCGGACGTCCCGCAGAGCCAGGAGACCGGTCGCTACACGACCACCGGCGGCACGGGCTCCCCGGGTGTTGTCGTCACCACGCCGCGTGTCACTTCGCTCGAAGTGCTCAACACGAACGGTGAGGACATCGCCGGCGGCTCCGTCGGCGAGGGTCAGAGCGACCAGTCCGGCGCCGGTCAACTCACCGTCGTCGGTGCCTGGAACTACGAGGAAGCCGAAGACCTCGAACTGACCGTCGAGGACGACTCCGGCCTCGACGTGACCGGCGACGTCAATAACGACGCCGTCAAGAGCGCCCCCCAAGACACGGGCGTTGACGTCAACGGCCTAGACATCGCCCCCAGCGAGGTCGGCTGGGACGTCGACCTCTCGGACACCGGCACGGGTACGTACACCATCTCGCTCGCCGGCTCGGACGACCTCGGCTTCGGTGAGGCGTCCCAGTCGACGACCATCACGGTCACCGGCGACGACGACCCGAGCCTTCAGGTCGACGAGGACGACATCGTCCGCGGTGAGGACGTCCGCTTCGAGATCCAGGGCTCCGACGCTGGCGACGAGCACACGGTCCTGATCTCGTCCGACGACTTCCGTGACGGTGTCTCCCCCACGAACGCGCAGAAGATCTTCCGCCAGGTCGGTGACACCGGCCAGGTCGGTGTGGTCAACAACAGCGGTAACACGGCCGTGCCCCGGGGCACCACGCCCAGCGGCACGATCGAGTACGCGTACGCGAACGTGACCATCGACGACGGGACTGGTCTCGGCGTCGGTCAGATCGAGACGCAGTACCTCGACGACTCGGACGTGGACATCTACCTGTACGAGCAGGGCTACCTCGTGCCCTTCCAGCTGGGCACGACCACGACCGAGGACAACCAGGTCGACGATCAGTCGATCGCCATCGAGCAGGGTGACCTCTCGATCGAGTCGCCCGGCAACACGTACGTTGTCGGGAGCGAGGTGGACGTGAACGGTACGGCCTCCGAGGGCATCGACGAGGTCGCCTTCTACGTCCGCCGACAGAACGAGTACCAGCTGCTCGACATCGACGGCTCGGCGACGCTGACCGTCGACGCGGACGGCACCTTCGAAGAGGAAGACGTGGTCCTCTCGGAAGGTAACGAGCCCGGTAACAACGAGCTGTCCCAGCCCGGGACCTACCGGCTCGGCGTCGTCGACGCCGGCGGTATCGGCGCGACGCCGCCCCAGACGATCTCCACGTCGAACTTCAACACGAACACGAGCACCCAGAAGTCGCTGCGGGTGCTCGACACGGAACTGCAGGCGAGCTTCAAGACCGTCGGCGGCCAGGTGGCCGTCGAGGACAACTCGGTCAACGTGTCCGGGACGGCCTTCGGCTCGCAGCAGGCCTACATCGTCTTCGTCGGTGAGCGTGGGAACACGGCGTTCCACACGGTCAGCGTCGACGACGACAACTCCTTCGACGAGGACGACCTCACGGTCTCCACGTCGTCGGGTGGCAGTGGCCTCGCGGAGGGCGAGGTCAGTGCCCACGTCCTGATCCCCGGTCGTGACGACAACTTCGGTGACGGTAGCTTCGGCACCGGTGCCACTACCTTCTCCGGCTTCGTCGAGGATCTGGACAACGACAACTCGGGTCTGACGGGCCAGCAGGTCCGCTCGCGTATCCTCGATCAGACGACCGAGGAAGTCGCAAGCGACGACCGGATGGTCACGACGCGCTTCCGCTACGCGGACGCGCAGACGACCATCAACACGGTCTACCCCGAAGGCATGGAAGCCTCGGGTGTCAACCCGGTCGGCGTTGACGACACGCTGGTCGCCGAGGGTGGCACGAACCTGCGCCCCGACGACAACTCCATCACCGTCGAACTGCTGACGCAGGACGGCGACTCGGTCGCACTGACGACGACCGAGGAGTGGTCCTTCGACGGCACCTGGATGGTCTCGATGGAGCTCGAGGACGTGCAGACCGGCTCGTACATCCTCGAGGCCGACGACAGCTACAACACGGACATAGTTGACGTCGAGATCGTCCAGAACGTCCAGACGGCGACGCCGGAACCGACGGAGACGCCGGAACCGACGCCGACGGAGACGGCGACGCCGGAGCCGACGGCGACGGCGACGCCCGAACCGACGGCGACGGCGACGGCCGAACCGACTGACACGCCGACGCCCACCTCGGGTGGCGGCCCCGGCTTCGGTGCCATCGTCGCTGTCATCGCGCTGCTCGCGGCTGCGCTGCTCGCGACCCGGCGCGACAACTAA